The Bacillota bacterium LX-D genome includes a window with the following:
- a CDS encoding site-specific DNA-methyltransferase produces MAKLNELEIQDLINRLQEGQQIPEDYKYKLFPVTQKEYEIVYGGKMRKEDVLANEDGVFPVPLQVEKVFNKTEENNSNDWSNMLVYGDNLQFLKTIYENKDPLIKDKVKGKVNLIYIDPPFGTDSDFNTSQGLKAYTDKTKGSEFLEFLRRRLILAKEILADDGTIYVHIDSKKGHEVKLILDELFPDFEFAEIVWVCGLLGSGKYYPKSHETIFCYKSPTAYFNPPKRLGYSPRITNALQKDENGWYYTRGKESSGGSKSLKTYICNNPNLTKEEAIKEANENRPQTAWSVWMGKEDLGKSFNDHAVGTYAYRQTENVGYPTQKPEALLKRIIEASTKPGDLVLDFFGGSGTTSAVAEKLGRRWITCDIGKLSIYTIQRRLLNIESSLDLDNTKKAYNKKANSFVMLNTGYYDLEKIFSLNKEEYIKFVMNLFEIESIDKKINGITIDGQKKDGYYCLVFPYWKFKDSSVDIDYLEDLHSYIGGKVGNRCYIVAPANYVDFISDYYEIGNVKYYFLKVPYHVIKELHKVQFKKFRQPQSKKNINDLDDAIGFHFMRQPRVSSELIVNKEKVEIHITKFYSEFTEEESGKDMDNFESLSMVLIDKNYNGKEFQMDTYYFSEELLPKKVKSNSEEILIREELKQQQKIVIPAFEKSSCGEKIMIIYVDIYGNEFIEELKVK; encoded by the coding sequence ATGGCTAAGCTGAACGAATTGGAGATTCAAGATTTAATAAATCGTCTACAAGAAGGTCAACAAATCCCAGAAGACTATAAATACAAACTTTTCCCCGTGACTCAAAAAGAATACGAAATCGTTTATGGTGGTAAAATGAGGAAGGAGGACGTATTAGCCAACGAAGATGGCGTCTTTCCTGTACCTTTACAAGTAGAAAAAGTTTTTAACAAAACAGAAGAGAATAATTCAAACGATTGGAGCAATATGTTGGTTTATGGAGACAACCTCCAATTTTTGAAAACAATATACGAAAATAAAGACCCTCTTATTAAGGATAAAGTAAAAGGTAAAGTTAATCTAATTTATATTGACCCACCCTTTGGAACAGATTCCGATTTTAATACCAGTCAAGGGTTAAAAGCCTATACTGATAAAACTAAAGGGTCAGAGTTCTTGGAGTTCTTAAGAAGAAGACTAATTTTAGCAAAAGAAATCTTAGCTGATGATGGCACTATATATGTTCATATTGATTCTAAAAAAGGACATGAAGTTAAACTAATTTTAGATGAACTGTTTCCTGACTTCGAATTTGCGGAAATAGTATGGGTTTGTGGTCTCCTTGGATCGGGAAAATATTATCCCAAGTCCCATGAAACCATTTTTTGTTATAAATCGCCAACCGCTTATTTTAACCCACCAAAACGTCTTGGGTACTCTCCACGTATTACAAATGCTTTACAAAAAGATGAGAATGGTTGGTATTACACTAGAGGAAAAGAAAGTAGTGGCGGCTCCAAGAGTCTAAAGACTTATATATGCAACAACCCAAATTTAACTAAAGAAGAAGCTATTAAAGAAGCAAATGAAAATAGGCCCCAAACAGCATGGAGTGTCTGGATGGGTAAAGAGGACTTGGGTAAATCCTTTAATGACCATGCAGTAGGCACATATGCTTATAGACAAACCGAGAATGTTGGTTATCCTACGCAAAAACCTGAAGCACTTTTAAAGAGAATCATTGAAGCCTCTACTAAACCCGGTGACCTTGTTCTTGACTTTTTTGGTGGATCAGGAACTACATCAGCAGTAGCCGAAAAACTCGGTAGAAGATGGATAACTTGTGATATAGGCAAATTATCTATTTACACTATCCAAAGGAGATTATTAAATATCGAATCAAGCCTAGATTTAGACAATACTAAGAAAGCCTACAACAAAAAAGCAAATAGCTTTGTAATGTTAAACACGGGCTACTATGACTTAGAGAAGATATTCTCACTCAATAAAGAAGAATATATAAAATTCGTAATGAACTTATTTGAGATAGAGTCAATAGATAAAAAGATAAATGGAATTACGATTGACGGTCAGAAGAAGGACGGATATTATTGTCTAGTCTTCCCTTATTGGAAATTTAAGGATTCCTCTGTTGATATTGATTATTTGGAGGACTTACACTCATATATTGGTGGTAAGGTTGGCAATAGATGTTATATTGTAGCTCCTGCAAACTATGTAGATTTTATTAGCGATTATTATGAAATAGGTAATGTAAAATATTACTTTTTAAAGGTACCATACCACGTTATTAAAGAATTACACAAAGTACAGTTTAAAAAGTTTCGTCAGCCCCAAAGTAAAAAGAATATTAATGATTTAGATGATGCAATTGGGTTTCATTTTATGCGCCAGCCACGAGTTTCATCTGAGTTAATAGTTAATAAGGAAAAGGTAGAAATACACATTACTAAATTTTATTCTGAGTTTACCGAAGAAGAGAGCGGAAAGGACATGGATAATTTTGAATCACTGTCTATGGTTCTAATCGACAAGAATTACAACGGAAAAGAATTCCAAATGGACACTTATTATTTCTCAGAAGAACTATTACCCAAAAAAGTAAAATCAAACAGTGAAGAAATACTAATTAGGGAAGAACTTAAACAACAACAGAAGATTGTCATACCAGCATTTGAAAAATCTAGCTGTGGTGAAAAAATAATGATTATATATGTTGACATATATGGAAATGAATTTATTGAAGAACTGAAGGTGAAGTAA